One genomic region from Leptospira tipperaryensis encodes:
- a CDS encoding alpha/beta hydrolase: MKTIFTLFVFLILTFENCKTPTIEELIDQRLIKSYDQTETLNLYYATLRTQNPNAQIGCNDSYFLTNGGRELKTGYCIVNVPANHEVGALPSGLGSRETLFQFLGHKAFEKQETFLEDLKKDPFDEVLVFVHGFNVRFEEAILRGGQIRYDLKFPGKVVIFTWPAGSEGGILNQVLVKGTYEKNLLSARSSREEFKNFLKSMQALGKKVHLLVHSMGHQVVLPALAEIGKEAKEPILKELILNAPDFDSGEFRLIADQLPKAAKRITLYCSPGDSALQASATVNQGGRLGSCNLVPGIDVINVNPVDSSLISMGHGYYSSKPILTDIYQILLGVKAEKRLFIRKSSGNENFVLRN; the protein is encoded by the coding sequence ATGAAAACCATATTCACGTTATTTGTATTTCTAATTCTCACTTTCGAAAATTGTAAAACACCGACAATTGAAGAGCTTATCGATCAGAGGTTGATCAAATCCTACGATCAGACCGAAACATTAAACTTATACTACGCAACTCTAAGAACTCAAAATCCGAACGCACAGATCGGATGCAACGATTCTTATTTTCTCACGAACGGCGGAAGAGAACTCAAGACTGGATATTGTATCGTAAACGTTCCTGCAAATCACGAAGTCGGAGCTCTTCCGAGCGGACTCGGAAGTAGAGAAACCCTATTTCAATTTCTTGGTCACAAGGCGTTTGAAAAACAAGAAACCTTTTTAGAAGATCTGAAAAAAGATCCCTTCGACGAAGTGCTCGTCTTTGTCCACGGATTCAACGTACGTTTTGAAGAAGCGATTCTCAGAGGAGGACAAATTCGATACGACCTCAAGTTCCCCGGAAAAGTAGTGATCTTTACCTGGCCGGCCGGGAGCGAGGGAGGAATTCTCAATCAAGTTCTCGTCAAAGGGACGTATGAAAAAAATCTTTTATCAGCAAGAAGCTCAAGAGAAGAATTTAAGAATTTTCTAAAGTCTATGCAAGCCCTCGGTAAAAAAGTGCATCTGCTCGTACACTCGATGGGACACCAGGTGGTTTTACCTGCGTTAGCCGAAATCGGAAAAGAAGCGAAAGAACCGATTTTAAAAGAATTAATTCTCAACGCGCCGGATTTTGATTCCGGAGAATTTAGACTCATTGCGGATCAGCTCCCAAAAGCCGCAAAAAGAATCACACTCTACTGCTCTCCTGGCGACAGCGCACTTCAAGCATCGGCTACCGTAAACCAAGGAGGACGATTAGGATCTTGCAATCTTGTCCCCGGAATCGACGTAATCAACGTAAACCCGGTCGATTCTTCCCTAATCTCAATGGGACACGGTTACTATTCTTCCAAACCGATTCTTACGGACATCTATCAGATCCTCTTAGGGGTGAAGGCGGAAAAAAGACTCTTTATTCGGAAGTCTTCCGGAAACGAAAACTTCGTTCTACGAAATTAG
- a CDS encoding histidine kinase dimerization/phosphoacceptor domain -containing protein, with protein MNMLQKPKILVVEDEIIVAVNLGQKLKKLGYELVGITSSGEEAIQKAEENHPDLVLMDINIEGNLDGIETAEVLRNRFHTPVIYLTAYADENTLDRAKKTQPLGYIVKPFESDQLRSSIEVALYKNEIEQRSKQTEEKLKGALDQLGAGIVTTDENGLLLFMNPAAEKLTGCKYDEHLGKPVQEILHFKNGNGEITENLVGEVILSRLPRENGNLILISKDGTLQEVLLQSSPILGTEEKLTGTFNILRTKEQNSTAGEKDTYLKEIHHRIKNNLTIISSIFSLRSGQANGESNEVLRESQNRLRAVALLHEILYESKDLSSISFELYVKKLTDALFEIYQVNREQIRLELNIQESKVKAEIGMNLALIINELITNSLKHGLADSKAGAIRIQFTRENDMLTLEVSDNGNGLPEESLRNRNPSSLGLSLVESLAKQIGGKVDLLNQEGACVKLRFPAST; from the coding sequence ATGAATATGCTTCAGAAACCCAAAATTTTGGTCGTTGAGGACGAGATCATCGTTGCTGTCAACCTAGGCCAAAAGCTAAAAAAATTGGGCTACGAGCTCGTTGGAATTACTTCCTCCGGCGAAGAAGCCATCCAAAAGGCCGAAGAAAATCACCCTGACCTCGTTTTAATGGACATAAACATAGAAGGCAATCTCGACGGAATCGAAACCGCAGAAGTCCTAAGAAATCGTTTTCATACCCCGGTTATCTATCTCACCGCCTACGCCGACGAAAACACTTTGGATCGGGCTAAAAAGACCCAACCCCTCGGTTATATCGTAAAACCCTTTGAGTCGGATCAACTTCGATCTTCTATCGAAGTCGCGCTTTATAAAAATGAAATTGAACAGAGATCAAAGCAAACCGAAGAAAAACTCAAAGGCGCATTAGATCAGCTCGGAGCTGGAATCGTAACAACTGACGAAAACGGACTTCTTCTTTTTATGAATCCCGCGGCGGAAAAGCTCACCGGTTGTAAATACGACGAGCACCTCGGAAAGCCAGTTCAGGAAATTTTACATTTTAAAAACGGAAACGGGGAAATAACGGAGAATTTAGTGGGAGAAGTGATTCTTTCCCGCCTCCCGAGAGAAAATGGAAACCTCATCTTAATCTCCAAAGACGGAACTCTTCAGGAAGTTCTTCTTCAGAGTTCTCCGATTTTAGGAACCGAGGAAAAGCTGACCGGAACTTTTAACATTCTGAGAACCAAAGAGCAGAACAGCACGGCCGGGGAAAAAGACACTTATCTCAAAGAAATTCATCATAGAATCAAAAACAATCTTACCATCATATCTTCCATCTTTAGTCTGAGATCGGGTCAGGCCAATGGAGAATCCAACGAGGTTCTTCGGGAAAGCCAGAATCGTCTGAGAGCGGTAGCTCTTCTCCATGAGATTCTCTACGAGAGCAAAGACCTTTCTTCGATCAGCTTCGAACTCTACGTAAAAAAACTTACCGACGCTCTTTTTGAAATCTATCAAGTGAACCGAGAGCAAATCCGTCTCGAATTGAATATTCAAGAATCTAAGGTAAAAGCCGAAATCGGAATGAACCTCGCTTTGATTATCAACGAACTCATTACAAATTCTCTGAAACACGGACTCGCGGATTCCAAAGCAGGCGCGATTCGAATTCAATTTACGAGAGAGAATGATATGCTCACTCTGGAAGTTTCCGACAATGGAAACGGTCTTCCGGAAGAATCCTTAAGAAACCGAAACCCAAGTTCGCTGGGCCTTTCCTTGGTCGAATCCCTCGCGAAACAAATCGGTGGAAAGGTAGATCTTCTCAATCAGGAAGGCGCTTGTGTTAAGCTCCGCTTTCCCGCTTCTACTTGA
- a CDS encoding crotonase/enoyl-CoA hydratase family protein — MKTKFEFFEIVERPEDKTAILYLNRPEKRNAMNWPFWRDLPEAIEEIDSNPHVHAFIIAARGKSFSTGLDLDSFFQQFGSSIQAPLGDDRRKFFDLILRMQKGINAVYNSSKPSIAAVQRHCIGGGLDLISACDIRYATVDASISLREAKVAIVADMGSINRLPAIIGQGHTRELALTGKDIDGPEAERIGLVTKVFQTEEEMMNVALATAKEIAENPKLVVSGVKDVMRYSEGKTLEAGLNYVALWNSSFLDSADFRGALQSFKERKRPLYNQN, encoded by the coding sequence ATGAAAACCAAATTCGAATTTTTTGAAATCGTTGAAAGACCAGAAGACAAAACCGCAATTCTCTATTTAAACCGTCCCGAAAAAAGGAACGCAATGAACTGGCCTTTCTGGAGAGATCTCCCCGAGGCAATCGAAGAAATCGATTCCAATCCTCATGTTCACGCCTTCATCATCGCTGCGCGAGGAAAGTCATTTTCCACGGGATTGGATCTGGATTCATTCTTCCAACAATTCGGAAGCTCGATCCAAGCCCCGCTCGGAGACGACCGGAGAAAATTTTTTGATCTCATCTTAAGAATGCAAAAAGGAATCAACGCGGTTTATAATTCTTCCAAACCTTCAATCGCTGCGGTTCAAAGACATTGTATCGGCGGAGGTTTGGATCTAATCTCTGCGTGTGATATTCGTTATGCGACCGTGGATGCGTCGATTTCTCTCCGAGAAGCCAAGGTCGCGATCGTCGCGGACATGGGTTCGATCAATCGTCTCCCTGCGATCATCGGACAAGGACATACTCGAGAATTGGCCCTTACCGGAAAAGACATCGACGGACCGGAAGCGGAAAGAATCGGCCTCGTTACAAAAGTCTTCCAAACGGAAGAAGAGATGATGAATGTCGCTTTAGCAACTGCGAAAGAAATCGCGGAGAATCCGAAGCTCGTGGTTTCCGGTGTAAAAGACGTAATGCGTTATTCGGAAGGAAAAACTTTGGAAGCGGGTTTGAACTATGTGGCTCTTTGGAATTCGAGTTTCTTGGATTCCGCAGATTTTAGAGGAGCGTTGCAATCTTTCAAGGAGCGCAAGCGTCCCCTCTACAATCAAAACTGA
- a CDS encoding tetratricopeptide repeat protein, with translation MSFPTLIRSAIQRENQREFTKAFNLYKEALSFTKSPKTILKIRNRQAWCQYHIGNTRETLNLFHEIITQYPDEPGSYLYYSNYLIKVSNFKQAKKILTKGIDLYPDQLELYLTLASLLKDTDRSNEAIAVLKQALAQEKLSRGRGILRKDIWAELGHLYYQRGDYNSALVSLKTSMRMDNDENFLHYDMIAQCYLKVADHKNALKFIDLYIQYFGESDSDILIIKARAHAQLGESHLACASLLQAYSMENGLKLNAEDMVDFAPLLQTGFFDTLENVEIEEP, from the coding sequence GTGAGTTTCCCTACACTGATCAGATCTGCGATTCAGAGGGAGAATCAAAGAGAATTCACCAAGGCTTTCAACCTCTACAAAGAAGCCCTCTCTTTTACCAAAAGTCCAAAAACCATTCTCAAGATCCGAAATCGACAAGCTTGGTGCCAGTATCATATTGGAAATACAAGAGAAACCCTAAATCTCTTTCACGAAATCATCACTCAATATCCCGATGAACCGGGAAGTTATCTCTACTATTCGAATTATCTCATCAAAGTGAGTAACTTCAAACAAGCGAAGAAAATTTTGACAAAGGGAATCGATCTTTATCCGGATCAGTTGGAACTTTATCTTACTCTCGCCTCTCTTCTCAAAGATACGGACCGATCCAACGAAGCGATCGCCGTCTTAAAACAAGCTCTTGCACAGGAAAAACTTTCCAGAGGAAGAGGAATTCTCCGCAAAGACATATGGGCTGAACTCGGACATCTCTATTATCAAAGAGGCGATTATAACTCGGCTCTTGTTTCTCTCAAAACTTCCATGAGAATGGACAACGACGAGAATTTTCTTCACTACGACATGATCGCCCAGTGTTATCTAAAAGTCGCCGATCATAAGAATGCGTTGAAGTTTATCGATCTCTACATCCAATACTTCGGAGAATCGGATTCCGACATTTTGATCATCAAGGCGAGAGCTCACGCTCAACTCGGAGAAAGTCATCTGGCCTGCGCTTCCCTTCTCCAAGCCTACTCGATGGAAAACGGCTTAAAACTAAACGCGGAAGATATGGTCGATTTTGCTCCGCTCCTTCAAACTGGATTTTTTGATACATTAGAAAATGTTGAAATAGAAGAACCATAA
- a CDS encoding DUF2167 domain-containing protein, which yields MKYRIVVAFLMLLSFGLYPQQNEEANQIVKNLKYQTGKIVLGDNLATLTVPPHFRYIDGKQSKLVLEKVWGNPPGPEPLGMLFLKNESPISQNFTFAISIGFSEEGFIKDDDAKDMDYEDLLDEMKDDTKESNEERKKEGYQSVELVGWASPPFYDEKTKKLHWAKTLKFEGSEVDTLNYNIRMLGRKGVLILNVIADIDKLPQVNQELDAIVNSTEFNEGSRYSDFNPGLDTVAAYGIGGLIAGKVLAKAGLFALLLKFWKVIALAAIGGFSVLKKFVFREKTSPPPTDDTTNT from the coding sequence ATGAAATATAGAATCGTCGTAGCGTTTTTGATGCTCCTTTCTTTCGGTCTGTACCCGCAACAGAACGAAGAAGCGAATCAAATCGTTAAAAATCTAAAATACCAAACCGGAAAGATTGTGTTAGGCGACAATCTGGCAACGTTAACCGTCCCTCCGCACTTTCGATACATAGACGGAAAACAGAGTAAACTTGTTCTGGAAAAAGTCTGGGGAAATCCGCCGGGTCCGGAACCCCTTGGAATGTTATTCCTAAAAAATGAGTCTCCAATCAGTCAGAACTTTACCTTCGCGATCAGCATCGGCTTTTCGGAAGAAGGTTTTATCAAAGACGACGATGCGAAGGATATGGACTACGAAGATCTTCTGGATGAAATGAAAGACGATACGAAAGAATCCAACGAAGAGCGAAAAAAAGAAGGTTATCAATCCGTAGAACTCGTCGGCTGGGCATCGCCTCCTTTTTACGACGAAAAAACAAAAAAATTACACTGGGCAAAAACTCTAAAATTCGAAGGTAGCGAAGTCGATACACTCAATTATAATATTCGAATGTTGGGCAGAAAAGGGGTTTTGATTTTAAACGTGATTGCGGACATAGACAAACTTCCGCAGGTGAATCAAGAATTGGACGCGATCGTAAATTCTACGGAGTTCAACGAAGGAAGTCGCTATTCCGATTTTAATCCGGGATTGGATACCGTAGCCGCTTACGGGATCGGCGGTTTGATTGCCGGAAAAGTTTTGGCCAAAGCCGGTCTATTTGCTCTACTTCTAAAATTCTGGAAAGTGATCGCGTTAGCCGCTATCGGAGGCTTCAGCGTCCTGAAAAAATTCGTCTTCAGAGAAAAGACTTCCCCTCCTCCGACTGACGACACGACAAATACATAA
- a CDS encoding LIC_10740 family protein, which produces MNWQKIKESAIAIRDAAWEAIKAAGVKINLGYLWLFRTATEDGVSRRTLFLTYAWIGVILFFTSFILAGHNPFITLVPFSLYEVGNMDPRTEITIYGSDGERQVFPVRRKVLLEEDEFRRKTMTLIGEISESSYFDKAFASGKGEHYKNLKRLPEIQYAVKAIWKNGNTLILDFRKSTLQEILSGMKFRIDYTYVQQQMKEEDKQKEIARKKMALLDSTFIALEKTVFENFSDIQSVEYRLDGLPETIPGMEYSLNLSHKRN; this is translated from the coding sequence ATGAATTGGCAAAAAATTAAAGAATCTGCAATCGCGATCAGAGACGCGGCATGGGAAGCGATCAAGGCCGCGGGAGTAAAAATCAATCTCGGTTATCTCTGGCTGTTTCGTACTGCGACAGAAGACGGAGTTTCGCGAAGAACTTTGTTTCTCACCTACGCTTGGATCGGAGTCATTTTGTTTTTTACTTCCTTTATTCTCGCCGGTCACAATCCATTTATTACGCTCGTTCCTTTTTCTCTCTATGAAGTCGGAAACATGGATCCGAGAACGGAGATCACCATCTACGGTTCGGACGGAGAAAGACAGGTCTTTCCGGTTCGAAGAAAAGTTCTTTTGGAAGAGGACGAGTTCCGCCGCAAGACGATGACCCTCATCGGGGAAATCAGCGAATCCTCGTATTTTGATAAGGCATTTGCTTCCGGCAAGGGAGAACATTATAAAAACCTAAAACGTTTACCTGAAATTCAATACGCGGTCAAAGCCATTTGGAAAAACGGAAACACCTTGATTCTTGATTTTAGAAAGTCGACTCTTCAGGAAATTCTTTCCGGAATGAAGTTTAGAATCGATTATACTTACGTACAACAGCAGATGAAAGAAGAGGACAAACAGAAGGAAATCGCTCGTAAGAAGATGGCACTTTTGGATTCCACGTTTATCGCTTTGGAAAAGACCGTTTTCGAAAACTTTTCAGACATTCAAAGCGTAGAATATAGGCTCGACGGTCTTCCCGAGACTATTCCCGGAATGGAATATTCTCTCAATTTAAGCCACAAAAGGAACTGA